GTGGCCGAGATCAACGGCAAGATCGAATTGGACCCGGCCGGGCGTTTGTCTTTGCCGGCCTTGCCTGAGGGGCTTATCCTCAAACCCCAGTTGGAATGGCTGATCCATTCGGGCCGGGAAGGGGAGCAGAAGGCCGAGATAAGCTATCTGGCGGGAGGGCTTTCATGGACCTGCGATTACGTTGCCCTGCTGTCGCAACGCGATGACAAGCTCGACCTCACGGGTTGGGTCACCTTATCGAACCAATCGGGTACGGCCTTCCGCGATGCGGGACTGAAACTGGTGGCCGGGGACATTCATCAGGTGGAGCCGCAGGCCAACAACGGTTACGCGGCGCCGCGGGCCATGATGAAAGCGGCGGCCGCGGAGGCGCCGCAGTTCGACCAGAAGGATTTCTTCGAGTACAAGGTTTATAGCCTGCAACGCCGCACCGATCTCGGCGGCGCGGAGACCAAGCAGATCGAATTGGTTTCGGCGGTGAACGCCACCGCGCGCAAGATGCTGATCTACGACGGGTTGGATCAATCCTGGCGATACTGGCTCAACAATGCCGGCTACCGGGGCCAGCAGACTTTCGGCGAGCAGGCCAACCCCAAGGTGGGCGTCTACGTGGGCTTCCGCAACGACGAGAAGTCGGGCCTCGGCATTCCCCTCCCGAAAGGAAAGATCCGCGTCTACAAGAAAGACGACGAGGGCAAAGAGCAATTCGTGGGCGAGGATCTTCTCGATCATACCCCCAAGGACGAAGAGGTCCGGCTATACCTGGGGAACGCCTTCGACGTCGTAGGGCAGCGGGCGCAGATCGATTTCAAGAACCTGGCGTTCAATCGCGGGGCGGAGGAGACCGTACAGATCAAGGTGCGCAACCATAAGAAGGAAGCGGCCGAAGTGATGATTTACGAGCACCCATGGCGCTGGAATGAATGGTCCATCCTCAAGTCCGATTCGCCCTACGAGAAAGTGGATCAGAGCACCATCCGGTTTCCCGTGAAGATCGCGCCGGACAAGGAGAAGGTCGTCACTTATACTATCCGGTACTCTTGGTAAAACAGCGGATGCCCATCGTCGTGGCCATCCTTTAGGCCGCTTCCCGCCGGGTTCCGATCGCCCGGAAGCCCTACGGAGACGGGGGTTCCCGGTCGTCGTCCATTCCGCAAAGCCCTCGGGACGGGGCGAAATGGCGCTGAATGCGCCGTTTCGCCCTTCGCCCGGAATCCATCCAAGGCTTGGCTTGCTGTCCCTCCGGAAAAGGAGTATCCTGGGAATACGCGCTCCGGATAACGAACGCCGGGAGGGGACATGCAAACGTCCGCCTTTTGCCTTTGCCTCGTTGCCGCACCTGCCCTTTGGGGTTACGGCGATATCCCAGGGGATCCCCTCTTCGGTAAATCCTGGGGCATGCAACTATATAGCCCCGCCTTCCTCGAGAACGGTTACATCCCGGATAAATACACTTGCGACGGGGAGAACATTAGCCCTCCTTTGCATATCAAAGGCGTGTCGCCGAAGGCCCTCAGCTTGGTGTTGATCGTGCAAGACCCGGATGCGCTTACGGGGGAATGGGTGCATTGGACCGTATGGAACATGAACGCGGCTACCCGCGTCATCAGCGAGAACAGCGTGCCCGACGGTTCCGTGGAAGGCGATACCGATTATGAGTTGCCGGCCTGGGCCGGGCCCTGCCCGCGCTGGGGCGTCCATCGCTACCAGTTCCGGCTATATGCCCTCGACGTGAAACTGGATCTGGGTTCGCGCGCCAACAGGGCGCAGCTCGACAAGGCCATGCAAGGGCACATACTCGATCGCGCCGATCTGGTGGGATTGTACGGGCGGGACCCGATCCGCGCGGCCAGCGATAATTGGATCGAGCGCAAGGTCAGCAACTGACGGATCCGGGGTAACCCGGGCGCTACCTGCCTTGGGCTTCCGCCCCCAGGCCTTCACATCCTCTGAGCGGTTTTCGCCGGCGCCGGTCGCCATGGTTTTTCGACCGGAAGCGGCCGCGCATCGGCCGTCGTAAATCCGTTCGGGGCCCCCAGCACGCGATCAAGGATGGCTGCCGCCGCCCCGGGTTTGCCCAAGGCGCGGGCCTTGGCCCCCAAGGCCGCCAGGCGGGCCGGATCGGAAAGCAGGGCCCGCACGCGATACTCCAGGCCGGCCCCGTCGTAGGCCTTCAAGGCGGCCCCGTTCTCGAGCAGGTAATCGGCATTGCGCTCTTCCTGCCCCGGAATCGGGTTGACCAGGATCATTGGTAGTCCCATCGCCAGGCATTCCGAGGCGGTGAGGCCGCCGGGTTTGGTGATGGCGATATCGGCCGCCTTCATCAGCCTTTCGATGGTCCGCGTGAATCCCATCGGGAAGAAGCGGCCGGGATGGGCCTGCGCCAGAACCTTGAGATCGGACAGCAGCTTTTCGTTACGTCCCGCCAGGGCCACCAATTGGAAGTCGCCGGGCAAGGCCAAAAGGCGCGCAGCGGTGGCTTCCAGCCCGCCGCCGCCCGTACCCGCTCCCACCCCCGCGCCTCCGGCCATCAAGGCCAGCACCGGCCGGGAAGGATCAAGTCCCAGCGAACGGGCGCATTCGGCTTTGTCGAGGGGGGCCATCCCAGAGGATGGGGCCGTCCTTGCAGACAGGGTGGTCCTTGAGGACGGGACCGCTCCGCCGATAGAGGCCCCGGAGGCCGGGTCCGCGAAGGCCGGCATGATGGGGATCCCCGTAACTTGGATGATACCCGGATCGACGCCTTTGTCCGCCATGCGGTAGGCTACCTCTTCCGAGGCCGCGAAGTATCCCGCCATATGTTCGTGGATCCAGAGGCGGTGCACGTCGAAATCGGTTACCGCCACCCATACGGGAAGTTTGAATACGCCCTTGCGGATTTTCCGGGAGAGCAATTGGGCCGGCAGGAAATGCGTGCAAACGACGTGATCGGGGTTCAAGTCCTTCAGCAACTTCATGAAGCGCACGGTATTCAAACGCTCCAAGGCCTTGCGCAGGGCCTCGGTCTTGGAATACTCCCGCGGCGGCTTATCGCTGCGGCCGTAGAGATAGCCCCAGATTTCGGGATGCTTCTCCACCACGTAAAGGAAGGATTCGGCGTAGACCTTGCGGAAGACCGAGGGGACCCATTCCATCAAATCGATGTGGGTGGCTTGCACGTCGGGATAGGCTTCGGCGGCCCGGGCGCGGATGGCCTCGGCGGCGCGTACGTGCCCGGCCCCGGCCGATACGCTTAAGATCAGCAAGGAACGGGATGCCATAAACTTCCTTTCAGGTGGGTACCGTCGGGGCGCCACGCTCCGCCCGATACGCGAATTCGACGTCTTCCATTTGCGGAACGTTCATCAGTTGCTTAAGCACGGCGGGCAGACCGATGCCTTCGAAGAGGAGCGCGTGCAGGCCTTCCAGGATGTGCATGCGGATGCCGAGCTGGGCCGCCTTCTCCCGCACGATGCGTACGGTGTTGACCCCCTCGGCCACTTCGCCGATTTCCGCGACGGCCTCTTCCAGGGTCTTGCCCTGCCCGAGCATCATGCCCACGCGGTAATTGCGGGACAGCGGAGAAGTGCAGGTGGTAACCAGATCGCCCACGCCCGCGAGCCCCAGGAAGGTCAGGGGATTCGAACCCATCTTGTCCGCGAAGCGGCTCATCTCGGCCAAGGCGCGGGTGATCAGCATGCCGATGGTGTTGTCGCCCATCTTGAGGGACGCCACCAGGCCGGTGGCGATGGCATAGGCGTTCTTGAGAACGCCCCCCAGCTCGACGCCGTACACGTCATTGTTGCTGTAGACCCGGAAATACGGGCCCGAAAGCACTTCCTGCGTTTTGCGGACCACCTCTTCGTAACGGCTCGCGATCACGGTGCCGCTGGGCATCTTGGCCGCGATCTCCTTGGCCAGATTAGGCCCGCTCAAGGCTCCGATTTTGAGGCAGCAGGTTTCCTCGCGAAGCACCTCGGTCATCAGCTTGAAGGAATCGGCTTCGATGCCTTTGGTGGTCGATACCAGGATTTGGCTTCCGTCCACGTAATCGCCCAAGCGGCGCGCCACCGATCGGAAATGCATGCTGGGCACCGAAACGATGATCAGCCGGGCGGCATGGGCCACTTCCGCGATATCCGCGGTAGCGGTGACGTTGACGCTCAATTTCATCCCGGGCAGGTATTTGGCGTTCTCGCGGGTGGCGTTGAAACGCTCCGCCCCCTCGGCGGTGCGGTGCCAATGCAGAACGGGATGTCCCTTGGTCCCGATCATGTCCGCCAGGGCGCTACCGAAGCTGCCCCCGCCTACGATCCCTACGGTTTCCGGGGCGCTCATGCCTGCTCCTTCCCGCGCGGCCCTTCCAGGGCCTCCTCCAGGCCGTAATGGGCCAGGCGATTGCGGTAATAGTACAACAGCTTCATATTGCCCGTGTGGATCCCCATTGTCCCTTCCTTGAGCGCGTCCCCTTCGTGGAAGGAGGCGAAATGCTCCAGGGCCTTCGCCAGCACATCGGCGGGCCCGGCCTGGTCCAGATCCGGGGCCAGCGCGATGCCGCCCTGATCGCGGAGCCGGCGCAAGCGTTCCAGCAAGACTCCCAGGTCCACCAGCAATTCGGCGCGGGGCACCGCATGTTCGGGCCCGGACGTGCGCAGGGCGCGGTAGAGATCGTATTGCGGATGCCGGTGGCGCATGGCCGCGAAGGCCGCGAAGGCGGCCGCATGGGTGCTCATGGCCACGTTGTTGCGCCGGAAGGAATCCAGGATGGCGCGTCCCAACTCGCGGGTGTATTCCTGATCCCGTTGCGGATCATGCTCGGGCTTGCCGTCCACTTCGACGTACTTGCGGCGATCGACCGGGCGCCCATGGGCGTCCCGGCTCACCCCGTCCAGGTCCACGCGGTTCCCGAACAAATCCAGCGGCTCGCCGAATTGCATGTGGATGCGGGAATCCAGATGTTGCAGATCGCGCCAGAAGCGCAGCACGCGCATGGGGCGGCTGTAATCGCTGCGGATGCGGATATAGCGGCTCTTTCCCGTTTCCTGCAAATGCTCTTCGATGAGCGAACGGGCTTCCATCACCAAGGCGCTGGAAAGGGCGCAGGGTACGACGAAAAGGTCCGGGTTCGGCTTCTGCTCCTGGAGGTTGGAGATGTAGACGTTCACTCCGCATCCCAGCAGACCCAACTTCAACTTGCGTTCCACTTCGCCGCTGCGGCTGCGCGTGCCCCCGGGAAAGAACAGGTTATGCTGGCCCAGTTCCATGGAAAGGGTGGCGTAATGCTTGAGGGCCGTCTTGTACACGCCGTTCTTCTTGCGCCGATCCACCTTGTAGGCGCCCAGGTTGTTCAGGAAAAAGGATACGAGCGGGTTGCCGAATAAATTGAGGCCGGCCCCATAGGTAAACGGCGGCAGCCGTTTCTGGTACAACCCCAGGCCGATCAACACGCTGTCCAAGTTGCTTACGTGGGTGGGGGTCATGATCAGGGTGGCCTTATCCGACAATGCGCGGATATGATCGATGGGCCCGCTGATGACCAAGTTCTCCTCGAGGCTGAGCCTTTTCCCCACGTACCCGAGGAAGGAGGCCGGGGAGAAACGGGACAGGAGGGCCTTAAGGCCCCAGGGGAGCACCTTGGCCGCGAATTTGTGGAGCACGGGGTTGAAGTACCCCATGATCTCGTCCACGTACATGGCGGCGATGGACTCGAGGATCTTTTCCCGCCCGGCATCGTCCACGCGATGGAATTGGGACGCTACGTTGCCCCAGAAGCGGGCTTGGCGCTTGTCGTCCTTGCCCCACTTACCGGAGCGTAAGCGCTCTTGCTCCTGGTAGACGGCATCGTTGATGAGGATTTCCAGGTTCAGATCCTTGGAGATACGGCACAACTCTTTATGGTCCTCTACCGTCCGCCTTATGACTTCGCTGCGGACGTATTCGAGCTGTTCGCGGGTAAGGCGCAGCCCTACGTCCGAGGGCATGCCGGCCCTGGGGGATTGCGAAGCGCCGGGCGGCGCGGCGCCGGGCAGGTTCGGGACAAGGACTCCGGGTTCGCTCATGCTCGCCAGCCTTACCGGAAAAGGGGTTCCAAGCCGGTGGCCGAGAGTTCGTCCAGGCGGCGGACGACGCGATGGGCTTTGGACAGCACGCCCGCGCCATGGGTGGAGGCGACCCCGATGGCCCGCATGCCTCCGGCCAAGGCGGCCTCGATTCCCATGGGCGCATCCTCGAAGACCAGGCAGCGCGCCGGAGGAACGCCGATACGGGCGGCGGCCAGAAGGAAAACCTCGGGATCCGGTTTGCCGCGCCGGACGTCTTCCGCCGACACGATCAAGTCGCAAGGTTCCTGGCGGGTGAAATAGCCCGCCATGCCCAGGATCTCCAAGGAAGCGGTGATGTTCAGGCGATGCGTGGAAGATCCTATCACGCGCGGAATCCCGGCTGCGGCCAAGCCGTCCAGGAAAGGCCTCACTCCGGGCAGGGGTTCGATCCCCCATTCCCTGATGATCTCGCGGTAGAGCACCTCTTTGCGCAGGGACAGGCGCCGGATTTCCGCTTCGTCATGGGTCCAGCCGAGGATGCCCGGGATGATGGCTTCGTTCTTCATCCCGAAGCCTTTGAGGAAGTGGCCTGCAGGAAGTTCGCGGCCTTCTTCGCGCGCCAAGCGGTTCCAGCTTTCCTCATGGTGGCGCGAGGAGTCGATGACCACACCGTCCCAATCGAAAATGGCGCCCAGCATGGATCGTTAATCCTATTAAAATGCAGCATATCCTCCAATCTTCGCCAAGCCCGCTGTTTGGACGCGCCGCGGGCCGGGAAGGTGAACGGGCGTTATCTTCTCGGCGGGAGCGATCTATCTTTCCGGCCCCGATGCGATTCCCTTCCGCGCTGATCCCGTGCACGTTACTGCGGCGTTACAAGCGCTTCCTGGCGGACGTGCGTTTCGATTCCGGGGAAGAAGCCGTGGTTCATTGCCCCAATCCGGGCAGTATGCGGGGCTGCGCCGGTCCCGGATGGCGCGCCCTGGTCAGCGATAGCGGGAATCCCGGCCGCAAGTTGCGGCATACCTTGGAGATGGTCCACAACGGCAGTTGCTGGATCGGGGTGAATCCGGCCTTGGCCAATGCCATCGCCGCCGAGGGCATCCGCGCGGGGTTGGTTTCCGATCTGGCAGGCTATACGGCGGTGCGCCGGGAAGCGGCTTGGGGCGAAGGAACCCGATTCGACTTCCTCCTCTCGGGCGGGATGGGCGAATGCTATGTGGAAGTCAAGAGCGTCACGCTCGTGACGGAAGACGGCTTCAGCGCCTTCCCCGATGCCGTTACCCTCCGAGGCGCGCGGCATGTCCGCGAGTTGCTCGCCGCGCGGGCCGCCGGGCATCGCGCCGTGCTTTTATTCGTGGTGCAACGCGGGGATGGCCTTAAGGGCTTCCGGGCCGCCGGGGAAATCGATCCCGTATATGCCGAGGTCTTGCGCCAAGCCCATGCCGCCGGCTTGGAGGTCTACGCCCATCTCGCCGATGTCCGTCCCGAGGCCATCACTTTGAGCGCCGATCGGCTTCGTCTCGAGCTATAGCGCCTCGGTAAATCCGGAGAAAGCTACCGGCAACTTAGCGCTCCAGCCACATTCGGCGAATTGACGATTAACGGACCGACCCAAATACCTCGAAAGTTACCGCCATGCCAGCCGGGGACGTCTATGCGTCGCGCGGCTCCCAATAGTGGGGACGGAATATCCCCATTAGTCGGGCTAATCTCTGGTCAATCGGGAAAACCGCGTGGTAAGATCGCATTAGCCATCCTTGGCGGCGCGCGCGAACGGAGTCGGATATGTTGGCGAAAGCGGAAATCCCTTATGATCGGAAGGCCCTGGAGCGTTTGGAGCGCGTCGGGGGCGTGGCCTTGATGGGGAAGGTCATCGACCAATTCCTCGAGAAGGTACCCCAGCGCATGGACGACGCCTGCGATCGCGGGCGCGCGGGCGACCTGGGCGCCCTAGGCCGCGCGGTGGAATCCATCGCCACTTCCGCTTGGAACGTAGGCGCCAACGAGGTGGGCGAGATGGCCGGGCGCATCAACAAGCTGGCCGCGGCCGGCGCCAAGGACGTGGTATTGCCCCTGTTATGCCAGCTCGACGACATGCTGGTGCACGTGAACGCCTGGTTGCAAAAGGAAAAGACCGCTTCGGGGCGCCGCCAGGGTTGATCCCCGGCCGGCCCCACCCGCCATGGAAGATCTCAAGAAGTGGTACCGGGCCGGACTAGCCACGCGCGTCGAGGCGCTTAAATCCGCCCGCCGCGAACTGGACTCCGATGGCGATTCCATGGCCTCGGTCCGCCGCATCGCCCACACCTTGCGGGGCTCGGGCGCCACCTACGGTTTCCCGGAAATCACCGAATCCGCCGCCGCCCTCGAGGACGCTTCTCCCGAGGTCTTCGTCGATGCGCTGGAAAAGCTGCTGGAAACGATTCTCGGCGTCTGCTCGGCCTCCGACGCGGAGGACAAGGCAGGCATCCTCCTCATCGACGATGATCCGTGCATCACCGATCTGCTGCGTACCGTGCTGGACGCCTCCAACCGGGAAGTCCATGTGGCGGCTACGGCCAAGGAAGCCGAAGCTGTGCTGGAAGAAAAGCGCGTTTCCCTGATCCTATTGGATTTGATCCTCCCGGATACGGACGGCCGTAATTTCCTGGTGCGGCTCAAGGAACGTCCCGCCACCGCCAACGTGCCGGTCATCGTGCTTTCGGCCAAGATGGGCGCCCAGCCCAAGACGGAATGCTTCGCCCTGGGAGCGGATGCGTACTACGAAAAACCCTTCGAGGTGGAGACCATCTGCGCGGCCGTCTCCGCCTGGTTGTACCGCACCGAAGGCAATCTGCGCGAGTCGCGCCGTGACCATCTGACCGGGCTTCCCAACCGCGCCGCCTTCCGCGAGGCTTATGCCCGCAACCTTTCCCTGGCCGGCCGGCGCGGCGAAGCCGTTTCGGCGGCGATCCTGGATCTGGATCGCTTTAAGCTGATCAACGATACCTACGGCCACGCCGCCGGGGATGAAGTCCTGCGGCGGGCGTCGTCCGTGCTGACCGGGGCCCTCCGCAAGTCGGATTTGCTCGCGCGCTGGGGCGGGGAAGAGTTCGTCGCCCTGTTCCCCAACACCGCCCTGGAAGGCGCCGGCATGGCGATCCGTAAGGCCTTGGAGGCGCTCTCGGGCCAGGAATTCCAGGCTCCCGGGGGCCGTACCTTCCATGTTACCTTCTCGGCGGGAGTCACCGACGTCTCGCCCGCCTGGTCGGTCGAGGAAGCCGTCGCCGAGGCCGATCGCTACCTTTACCTCGCCAAGGCCCAAGGACGCAATTGCGTGCTGACCGCCAAGGATAAACCGATGCTCGCGCCGCGCTCAATCCTGCTGGCAGTGGCCGACGACATGATTTCGGGCATCATCAAGGCGCGCCTAAGCCGCGAGGGCTTCGGCATCAAACACGTAACCGATGCGCAAACGGCCCTGGAGGCGATCCGCACCGAGTCCTTCGGCATGTGCATCCTGGACGCCGGCTTGGCCGGCCCCGCCGGCGCGCCTCTGATTTCGGTCTTGCGCGCCGAACGCCCCGCTCGGCTTCCCATCCTCCTGCTTACCTCCTTGGGTAAGGAGAAGGAGGTGGCCCGTGGCTTCCAACTCGGCGCCGAGGACTATCTGGTGACGCCCTTCTCGCCTTTGGAACTGGTGGCCCGCGTCCGCAACGTCCTGCGCAAAGCCTAGGCTTTCCGCCCGGCAACCGTCCCATACCCCAGGGTTGCAGCCCCGGCCTTCCCGGCGCTAAAATGGATCCATGCGCACGACTCCCAAATGCATCGATGCCGAGGTGCTCGCCCGCATCAAGCGCCAGCGGTCAGAGGCCTTCCTGGCGGGATTGATCGAACTCTTCCTGGAAGAGGGACCGGCTCGCCTGCTGGAAGCCTGGGACGGCGGTAAAAGCCGGGATTGGCGCCGCGCCGGGATGGCGACGCATATCTTGCGTTGCCTGGCCGATAACATCGGCGCGCTGGCGGTGCGGGATCTGGCCTGGAAGGCCGAGCTGGCCTGCGTCGGCAATCCCGAAAGGGATCCTGTCCTCTCCCTCCTCCTGTTCGATTTGGAGATCGCCTTCGCGGAGACCCGGTCTTGCCTGGCCTCGGCGCGATCCGCCCCGTCCGGCCCGGCCTAATCCCGTCCCCGTAACACGCAAGCTACCTGCACGCGCGGGCCTTCCCTTCGCGTCAACTTCCCCGACAGGTCGTCTATTAACCGGGACACAGGCTCCCGCCCGCGCCTTCCATTCCTTTGGCGCAATTTCCGGAGATGGGGTATATTGGAAATATCGGGGTCCAAAGCCCCGAAAATCTCCAAGACGCCGGCCTGGTAAGACTTTCGCCAGGGCGGATAATCGGGAACCATCGTTTTTAGAGGAAGGCGGGCTGCGTCGGGGGGCGGGGCTCCCGGAGGTTGATATGAATCCGCGAATGATTGGGCATGCAGGGAGCCGTAATTCTTCCTTGATAAGAACCGGCCTAGGTTTAGCCGCCCTCTGTTTGGGCACCGCCTGCCAATACGAATCCCACCGTTCCGTCGCGATCGCCCCGTCGCCGGAAGCCCCGAAGATCGCCTGCGATACCTTGTCCGGCCGCGTCAAAGCGGGGGAAAGCTTTAATACCATCGTGCGCGGTATGGCCCTGCCCGCGGGGGAAGCCCAACTGCTCTGCGCCGGCATCAAGAGCAATTTCCGCTTCAAGCTGTATGCCGGCCAGGCGTATCGGTTGATTCGCCGCCTCGGCCCCCAAGGACCGCAACTGGACGCCTTCTTGCTCGAGGATCGCTATTCCAACCGCCAGCACGTTCTGCGTCGCCCCGAAACGGCCCCTGCCATGGCTGCCGCCACTGCGCCTGCCCTGCCCCTGGCCGCGCAGACCGCATCCAACGCTGCGTCCTCCGCCGCCACTCCTGCTTCCGCTGCAAATGCTCCGGACGCTGCGGACCCAGAAGCGCGTTTGGACTACTCGGTTTCCGACATTCCGGTGCACCTCGATACGGTGGCCGTGAATGGCGCCTTGAGCAATAACCTTTATGATGCGTTCGTCTCCCTGGGGGAGACCGGCGCGCTGATCCAGCAGGTGACGAAGATCTTCGCTTGGGACATCGACTTCTTCAAGGATCCGCGCGTTGGCGACGCTTTCAGCCTGTTGGTGGAGAAGAAATTCGGCGAGGACGGTTCCTTCCGCGGCTATGGCAAGGTGTTGTCCGCGAAGTACGTGAACCGGGGCCACGAATATTACGGCATCCTCTATCGCGACGCGTATTACGACCAAGACGGGCGCAGCCTCGAGAAAATGCTCATGAAGGCGCCCTTGAATTACGTGCGCGTCAGTTCGCCCTTCGCGAGCGCGCGCCTGCATCCCGTGCTCGGCATAACCCGCCCGCACTGGGGCATCGACTACGCGGGCCCGCTCAACACCAAGATTTTCGCCGCCGGCGACGGCACGATCGAATACTCCAAGTGGGTGAGCGGCTACGGGAATACCGTGAAGATCCGGCACAACGGCGTCTATAACACTTATTATGGTCACCTCAACGGATTCGCCCCCGGCATGCGCGCGGGACGGCGCGTGCGCCAGGGAGAGGTCATCGCGTTCATGGGCCGCACGGGCTTGGCCACCGGGGTTCATCTGGATTACCGGGTGGAGTACCAGGGACGTTACATCAATCCCGCCACCCTCAAGATGGAGGCGAAAGCCGGGGTGGACAAAGGCGAATGGCAAACCTTCGCCGCTTACCGGGACGTATTGCTGGCCCGCATGGCTAATCCCGCCTTCCGGAACTTCGCCGCCGCCCCCCGTCCCTCCAATCCCGCGGTCAAAACCTTTTGATCCTTTCCGCCCGGTAGTTCCCAGGCGGGAACCCGCATCCCTTTTCCGCTTGCCACCCTCGCCGCGATTGGCTCTATTTGCGCGAGGAGGATCATAAATGCCAGCCGCCAAGCCCCCCAAAAAGACCGCCACGGCGCGCGCCGTACCGGCGAAAGGTGCCTTAAGCGGCGCCACCCACGGGCCTCAGCCCGGTGATAAAGCTCCCGCATTCAAGCTCGCGGATGAGAACGGCAAGACCGTTTCCTTGGCCGATTTCAAGGGCAAGCAGGTGGTGCTGTATTTCTATCCCAAGGACTCCACCCCGGGATGCACCACCGAAGCCTGCGACTTCCGCGACAACCTGAATCGCATCGCCAAGACGGGAGCGGTCGTGCTCGGCGTCAGCGCGGATTCGGCCGAATCCCACCGGAAGTTCAAGGAAAAGCAGGGACTTAATTTCCCCCTCTTGAGCGATCCCGACCGTAAGGCCATCGAAGCCTACGGGGTCTGGCAGGAGAAGTCCCTCTACGGACGGGCCGGGCACGTAGATGAGGTCCTGGCGGCCTTGAAATAAATCGGGCCAAAACGGAAAGGGAGCAGGTCAAGACCTGCTCCCTTTTTTTTGCGCCCGGCGTTACGGGTTTAATTAAATCGCGAAACCAAGCTGCACGGCCCAGTACCAATTCTTGGGATGCTGCATGATGGTTTGGTCGTAATAGTGGCCGAAGAAATCCACGAGACGCATATGATCCCGGGCCGCTTGGGCGGTAATGGAGAAACCGTTGATGATTTTTTTCTGGGCGTAGATGGTCCATTTCAGATTATCCGAGGCGCCATTGATTCCCGCATCGGTTTTGGGAACGGGCGCGAGTTCCTGTAGTGCTTCATAGGAATTATCCGGTAGGGGGTTCCGGCAAAATTCGGTTTCTACGGAAAGCAAATCCAATAATCTTCCCGTCGGAATGTTCAGGCCATACATGTAGGCGATGCGGTCTTTGAGGTTTTCGTAATTCCCGGGATAGTTCTTTAATCCCATGGCGATGACTTCGGCGTAAACGCGGAATTGCTTATCGGTCAGGAAAGAATTGGGAATGATATCCGTAATCAGGTTCCCCAAATCCAACGAGGCCCTTCCCATGGCTTTTTGCCCGACGAAGGTGTAGTGCCCGGATTTGACGATCAGGGCGGAATCCGCGGCCGAAACCGTACCGCCGTTATTTATAACCCTTCCATCGCTAAGGACGGAATAATTGGAGACTCCCGAGGGATTGAAGTTTCCCCGGGCAAGGGCCGTCGCGTCGTAGAAATTATCGAATTGATACCCGCCACCGATGGTGAACACGTTCTTGATGGAATAGGAAACGATATCGGTCAGGCTCAAGGCTCCGCTGGGGGCCTGATCGGTTTTAACGGTGGTCATCAAATCATTTTTCAATCCGGCGATTTTCGTATTCAGATCCACGCCGTCCAGCTGTACTCCCGCGGAATTCAATGCGACCAATCCGCCCGTATAGATAATCGTGGGGTAGGAATAGGTCCGGAACATGTAT
The genomic region above belongs to Fibrobacterota bacterium and contains:
- a CDS encoding peptidoglycan DD-metalloendopeptidase family protein; this translates as MIRTGLGLAALCLGTACQYESHRSVAIAPSPEAPKIACDTLSGRVKAGESFNTIVRGMALPAGEAQLLCAGIKSNFRFKLYAGQAYRLIRRLGPQGPQLDAFLLEDRYSNRQHVLRRPETAPAMAAATAPALPLAAQTASNAASSAATPASAANAPDAADPEARLDYSVSDIPVHLDTVAVNGALSNNLYDAFVSLGETGALIQQVTKIFAWDIDFFKDPRVGDAFSLLVEKKFGEDGSFRGYGKVLSAKYVNRGHEYYGILYRDAYYDQDGRSLEKMLMKAPLNYVRVSSPFASARLHPVLGITRPHWGIDYAGPLNTKIFAAGDGTIEYSKWVSGYGNTVKIRHNGVYNTYYGHLNGFAPGMRAGRRVRQGEVIAFMGRTGLATGVHLDYRVEYQGRYINPATLKMEAKAGVDKGEWQTFAAYRDVLLARMANPAFRNFAAAPRPSNPAVKTF
- a CDS encoding peroxiredoxin codes for the protein MPAAKPPKKTATARAVPAKGALSGATHGPQPGDKAPAFKLADENGKTVSLADFKGKQVVLYFYPKDSTPGCTTEACDFRDNLNRIAKTGAVVLGVSADSAESHRKFKEKQGLNFPLLSDPDRKAIEAYGVWQEKSLYGRAGHVDEVLAALK
- a CDS encoding diguanylate cyclase; this translates as MEDLKKWYRAGLATRVEALKSARRELDSDGDSMASVRRIAHTLRGSGATYGFPEITESAAALEDASPEVFVDALEKLLETILGVCSASDAEDKAGILLIDDDPCITDLLRTVLDASNREVHVAATAKEAEAVLEEKRVSLILLDLILPDTDGRNFLVRLKERPATANVPVIVLSAKMGAQPKTECFALGADAYYEKPFEVETICAAVSAWLYRTEGNLRESRRDHLTGLPNRAAFREAYARNLSLAGRRGEAVSAAILDLDRFKLINDTYGHAAGDEVLRRASSVLTGALRKSDLLARWGGEEFVALFPNTALEGAGMAIRKALEALSGQEFQAPGGRTFHVTFSAGVTDVSPAWSVEEAVAEADRYLYLAKAQGRNCVLTAKDKPMLAPRSILLAVADDMISGIIKARLSREGFGIKHVTDAQTALEAIRTESFGMCILDAGLAGPAGAPLISVLRAERPARLPILLLTSLGKEKEVARGFQLGAEDYLVTPFSPLELVARVRNVLRKA
- a CDS encoding Hpt domain-containing protein, yielding MLAKAEIPYDRKALERLERVGGVALMGKVIDQFLEKVPQRMDDACDRGRAGDLGALGRAVESIATSAWNVGANEVGEMAGRINKLAAAGAKDVVLPLLCQLDDMLVHVNAWLQKEKTASGRRQG
- the sfsA gene encoding DNA/RNA nuclease SfsA, producing MRFPSALIPCTLLRRYKRFLADVRFDSGEEAVVHCPNPGSMRGCAGPGWRALVSDSGNPGRKLRHTLEMVHNGSCWIGVNPALANAIAAEGIRAGLVSDLAGYTAVRREAAWGEGTRFDFLLSGGMGECYVEVKSVTLVTEDGFSAFPDAVTLRGARHVRELLAARAAGHRAVLLFVVQRGDGLKGFRAAGEIDPVYAEVLRQAHAAGLEVYAHLADVRPEAITLSADRLRLEL